The following proteins are co-located in the Paracoccus saliphilus genome:
- a CDS encoding relaxase/mobilization nuclease domain-containing protein has product MNDEREFRIRPGHIRSTRAQAARPFIAQALTAAKKAGSGVSRSGRVVSGNRSRFGRGRRASIQANRLITSRSRGAVIKARVVRQNARSAPLGTHLGYLRREGVTRDGEKARLFGPGEGEADGRAFVERCRHDRHHFRFIVSPDDAAGMSDLKSFTRDLARQMEKDLGTGLDWVAVDHWNTAHPHVHLIVRGVRDDGQDLVISRDYIKEGMRDRARDLITLELGPRTDLDIRQSLERQISAERWTQLDRQLLRDAGKTRIIDLAPSPDRQPTEFHALKLGRLRKLEILGLADQLGPGQWYIRDRAETVLRELGARGDIIKRMHRALTERGIERGSSDYVLAGESLDTPVIGRLVERGLDDELKGTAYAVVDGVDGRTHHIRLPHLDAAGDSVPGSIVELRSYDDVRGNRRVALAVRSDLDIGMQVSASGATWLDRRAVSRDPIALSESGFGAEVRQAMKTRADHLLDAGLAERKGERVVFARGLLKRLRDREVNALGDKLARETGLPFNRAETGEYVTGTYRQRFTLSSGRFAMIGDGLGFQLVPWSPSLEKQLGREVSGVSRGDGGVDWDFGRKRGLGL; this is encoded by the coding sequence ATGAATGATGAGCGCGAATTCCGCATCCGTCCGGGGCACATCCGCTCGACCCGCGCTCAAGCGGCCCGGCCCTTTATCGCCCAGGCGCTGACTGCCGCGAAAAAGGCGGGTAGTGGCGTCTCCCGATCCGGCCGCGTTGTCTCCGGCAATCGCTCCCGTTTCGGGCGCGGCCGGCGTGCCAGCATCCAGGCCAATCGCCTCATCACGTCGCGTAGCCGGGGCGCCGTCATCAAGGCGCGCGTGGTCCGTCAGAATGCGCGATCCGCGCCACTGGGAACGCATCTCGGTTACCTGCGCCGCGAGGGCGTGACCCGGGACGGAGAGAAGGCGCGGCTGTTCGGGCCGGGCGAGGGGGAGGCCGATGGGCGCGCCTTTGTCGAGCGTTGCAGGCATGACCGGCATCATTTCCGCTTCATCGTTTCGCCGGACGATGCGGCGGGAATGTCCGATCTCAAATCCTTCACCCGCGATCTCGCCCGCCAAATGGAAAAGGATCTCGGCACCGGGCTGGACTGGGTTGCGGTAGATCACTGGAATACGGCGCATCCGCATGTCCATTTGATTGTGCGCGGCGTGCGCGATGACGGCCAGGACCTCGTGATCTCCCGCGACTACATCAAGGAGGGGATGCGGGACCGGGCGCGTGATCTCATCACGCTGGAGCTGGGGCCACGAACCGATCTCGATATCCGCCAGAGCCTCGAGCGGCAGATCTCTGCGGAGCGTTGGACCCAGCTCGATCGGCAGCTTCTTCGCGACGCCGGCAAAACCCGCATCATCGATCTCGCCCCGAGCCCCGACCGCCAGCCGACCGAGTTTCATGCGCTGAAACTCGGTCGGCTCCGCAAACTGGAAATATTGGGCCTCGCCGACCAGCTGGGCCCGGGTCAATGGTATATCAGGGATCGGGCCGAAACGGTTCTGCGGGAACTGGGCGCCCGCGGCGATATCATCAAGCGGATGCATCGCGCGCTCACCGAACGCGGCATCGAACGTGGTTCCTCCGATTACGTGCTGGCGGGGGAAAGCCTTGATACACCTGTCATCGGGCGGTTGGTGGAGCGTGGTCTCGATGACGAATTGAAAGGCACCGCCTATGCCGTGGTCGATGGCGTAGACGGTCGGACCCATCATATCAGGCTGCCGCATCTCGATGCCGCCGGTGACAGTGTGCCCGGCTCGATCGTCGAACTGCGCAGCTATGATGACGTACGGGGCAACCGCCGTGTCGCGCTTGCTGTTCGCTCCGATCTCGACATCGGCATGCAAGTAAGTGCCTCTGGAGCGACATGGCTCGATCGGCGAGCCGTGTCCCGCGATCCTATAGCACTTTCGGAATCCGGTTTCGGAGCCGAGGTCCGGCAGGCGATGAAAACCCGTGCTGATCACCTGCTCGACGCAGGTCTCGCCGAACGAAAAGGCGAGCGCGTCGTCTTCGCGCGCGGCCTGCTCAAGAGATTGCGCGACCGTGAAGTCAATGCGCTTGGCGACAAGCTTGCCCGCGAGACCGGCCTCCCGTTCAACCGCGCAGAGACCGGAGAATATGTCACTGGCACTTATCGTCAGCGATTCACGCTTTCTTCCGGGCGGTTTGCTATGATCGGCGATGGCCTCGGATTCCAGCTCGTGCCCTGGTCACCGTCGCTCGAAAAACAACTTGGCCGCGAAGTCTCCGGCGTCTCCCGCGGTGATGGCGGGGTCGATTGGGATTTCGGGCGCAAGCGTGGGCTCGGCCTCTGA
- a CDS encoding DUF736 domain-containing protein gives MAQIGQFTRTPSGYSGRIRTLSLDLELTLVPTENLENENAPAYRIHLGDEDGQEVGAGWKHSGERAGRFIAVLLDDPVFQQPLRARLFQSDEEGRDWGLHWTRPKKRGEREGS, from the coding sequence ATGGCACAAATCGGCCAATTCACCCGGACACCATCCGGTTATTCCGGGCGCATCCGGACACTCTCACTCGACCTGGAACTGACGCTCGTTCCGACCGAAAATCTCGAGAATGAGAATGCGCCAGCCTACCGGATTCATCTCGGCGATGAGGACGGACAGGAAGTTGGCGCGGGCTGGAAACATTCCGGCGAACGCGCGGGCAGGTTCATTGCCGTGTTGCTCGATGATCCCGTCTTCCAGCAGCCATTACGTGCCCGCCTGTTCCAGTCGGACGAGGAGGGCCGTGATTGGGGCCTGCATTGGACCCGCCCGAAAAAGCGCGGTGAACGGGAGGGGTCATGA
- a CDS encoding lytic transglycosylase domain-containing protein yields the protein MTNLRVRFGSGSCGAHRRILILLLSGLTFATAPPPVLAQSVGPTRAVGAHSYDAYIAEASQRFGIPQAWIAAVMRVESAGDVTALSSAGAMGLMQVMPETWAGLRIRYGLGEDPFDPRDNILAGTAYLREMWDRYRDVVAMLAAYNAGPARYDEYRSTDRPLPSETRAYVASLAPVLRGERPSGSVIATAKPRDWREAPLFVAHENGVSDAAPGSPGNQSDSTDASLSTAPESPAASLTDVLFVARNAGGDRP from the coding sequence ATGACCAATCTCCGCGTTCGCTTCGGTTCCGGAAGCTGCGGTGCGCACCGTCGCATCCTCATCCTTCTTCTTTCCGGCCTGACTTTTGCCACCGCACCGCCGCCGGTTCTGGCACAAAGTGTCGGGCCGACCCGCGCAGTCGGCGCGCATTCCTATGACGCATATATCGCCGAGGCATCGCAGCGTTTCGGCATTCCGCAGGCATGGATCGCGGCCGTGATGCGCGTGGAGAGTGCGGGCGATGTTACTGCCTTATCATCGGCAGGCGCGATGGGGTTGATGCAGGTCATGCCCGAGACCTGGGCGGGTCTGCGTATCCGTTATGGTCTTGGCGAAGATCCGTTCGATCCGCGCGACAATATCCTCGCCGGGACCGCCTATCTGCGCGAGATGTGGGACCGCTACCGCGATGTGGTGGCGATGCTCGCGGCCTATAATGCCGGTCCGGCGCGCTATGATGAATACCGCAGCACGGATCGTCCATTGCCCTCTGAGACCCGCGCCTATGTCGCGTCGCTGGCGCCCGTGTTGCGTGGCGAACGGCCGTCGGGTTCTGTTATTGCAACAGCCAAACCGCGGGACTGGCGTGAAGCGCCGCTCTTTGTTGCGCACGAGAATGGCGTTTCTGATGCGGCGCCAGGGTCGCCCGGCAACCAATCGGACAGTACCGATGCGTCCCTCTCGACAGCCCCCGAATCACCTGCCGCGTCTCTGACCGACGTGCTGTTCGTCGCCCGCAATGCCGGTGGGGACCGGCCGTGA
- a CDS encoding S26 family signal peptidase has product MTRRGYVMIAIVTVLGIAVVSVLPVAPKLVWNGTASVPIGFYRIAPSEALALNDLVAVMPPEPFVGFMVERGYIGRETPILKHVMGLPGQRLCRIGRNVTIDAIPLGEAREHDSRGRDLPVWQGCRQLADGDIFLMNPEAGDSLDGRYFGPFPASSVIGRAVPIFTLTDGTGRLNWRG; this is encoded by the coding sequence ATGACACGCAGAGGTTACGTCATGATCGCGATCGTCACCGTGCTCGGTATTGCTGTCGTCAGCGTGCTTCCGGTTGCCCCGAAACTGGTCTGGAACGGCACCGCCAGCGTGCCGATCGGGTTCTATCGTATCGCGCCGAGTGAAGCCCTTGCGCTCAACGATCTCGTCGCTGTCATGCCGCCTGAGCCGTTTGTCGGGTTCATGGTTGAGCGGGGCTATATCGGCCGTGAAACACCGATCTTGAAACATGTCATGGGGCTGCCCGGGCAGCGTCTCTGTCGCATTGGCCGCAATGTTACCATCGACGCCATCCCGCTCGGCGAGGCGCGCGAGCACGACAGCCGGGGCCGCGATCTGCCTGTCTGGCAGGGCTGCCGGCAACTCGCCGATGGCGACATCTTCCTGATGAATCCGGAGGCCGGTGACAGTCTCGACGGCCGTTATTTCGGCCCGTTCCCTGCCTCGTCGGTGATCGGCCGGGCTGTCCCGATCTTCACCCTTACGGACGGCACCGGCCGTCTCAACTGGCGCGGGTGA
- a CDS encoding UPF0149 family protein yields the protein MTLSELDGYVTGILACPDLVPPSEWLPHVWGENGEADFPDLTTAEETISAVMAHYNSVASEMTKTLWIEPVYEVDPNSDETLWEPWVDGFAWALRLRPEAWQTVLEQADDETRSSLIFLFALQDINEGISKFTDEEIDEIDLQAPDLIPNCVAAILLVSRPELAKGAGNVSHGPVRSKRPGRNDPCPCGSGRKYKQCCGEN from the coding sequence ATGACGTTGAGCGAACTTGATGGCTATGTGACTGGAATCCTGGCCTGTCCCGATCTTGTCCCTCCCTCCGAATGGCTTCCACATGTCTGGGGTGAGAACGGTGAGGCCGATTTCCCGGATTTGACGACGGCCGAAGAAACGATTTCGGCCGTGATGGCGCATTACAATTCAGTCGCATCGGAGATGACGAAGACTCTTTGGATCGAACCTGTCTATGAGGTGGATCCGAACAGTGACGAGACGCTCTGGGAGCCATGGGTCGATGGCTTCGCCTGGGCGCTGCGTTTGCGTCCCGAAGCCTGGCAGACCGTGCTCGAACAGGCCGATGACGAGACGCGATCATCGCTGATCTTCCTGTTTGCCCTGCAGGACATCAACGAGGGGATCAGCAAGTTCACCGATGAAGAGATCGATGAGATCGACCTCCAGGCACCTGATCTGATTCCCAACTGCGTGGCCGCGATCCTGCTCGTGTCGCGGCCCGAGCTTGCAAAGGGTGCCGGAAACGTCTCCCATGGCCCGGTCCGGAGCAAACGCCCTGGCCGGAACGATCCCTGCCCCTGCGGTTCGGGACGGAAATACAAGCAATGTTGCGGGGAGAACTGA
- a CDS encoding DUF2840 domain-containing protein: protein MSAGFPDRQSDVISVGRGIEPPDEFTCVELTWVEGKIEYWIRFGHAAGTQVIDHNRRIVFFPPNTVFAFIRWAANDYGTVTSRIDILRAVAPGAAYQTLPSVRSGAEILLKIHGWPKVEEVLLHVDRIEAIGIDPAETDPDHWRHVAHWMRAGEAPRAYTTARHRAWLRRREIVP from the coding sequence ATGAGTGCTGGATTCCCCGATCGGCAGAGCGACGTTATCAGTGTGGGTCGCGGTATAGAGCCTCCTGATGAGTTCACATGCGTCGAACTGACCTGGGTGGAGGGAAAGATCGAATACTGGATCAGGTTCGGTCATGCAGCCGGCACGCAGGTCATCGATCACAACCGGCGTATCGTTTTCTTCCCGCCCAATACCGTTTTTGCCTTCATCCGCTGGGCGGCGAATGATTACGGCACGGTGACCTCGCGAATCGATATTCTGCGAGCCGTCGCGCCGGGCGCGGCCTATCAGACGCTTCCTTCTGTGCGTTCGGGCGCCGAGATCCTGCTGAAGATCCATGGTTGGCCGAAAGTCGAAGAGGTGCTGTTGCATGTAGACAGGATCGAGGCCATCGGCATCGATCCCGCCGAGACCGATCCCGATCACTGGCGTCATGTCGCGCATTGGATGCGCGCGGGCGAGGCGCCGCGTGCTTACACGACCGCGCGCCATCGGGCATGGCTGCGCCGACGGGAGATTGTCCCATGA
- a CDS encoding replication initiator protein A: MAVRHPSLSERGQLDLFRALPGDFAPRDAQDLMTYPFFSLSKTHRITPIDFVSGNVVIRVEAIPEYGMATIWDADILIWAASQIVEARDAGLRTSRLMVATPYEILSFIGRGNSVRDYRRLKAGLDRLQSTTVSTTIRQLAEGRQHRFSWINEWEDRRDGTGNPDGIEMILPDWFYQAVLDDALILTIDRAFFDLTGGIERWLYRLVRKHGGRQRRGWRFDFHHLHQKSGSLSAFKRFAFDLRGIIRRQALPGYRLSHEIDPGGRSFLAFKPVAPCGKPVKPYVRTGTPEPVPSGTRVTCDWEPRPGLNDQRITENRARNLESNGQSNTEEGGRAVENSRRSTVRSVGLAEKKSELSDQPAGKKSDASASEAPEFPQLLLKPSGRNP, from the coding sequence ATGGCAGTACGACATCCATCCCTTTCCGAGCGCGGACAGCTCGATCTGTTCAGGGCCCTTCCCGGCGATTTCGCGCCACGCGACGCGCAGGATCTCATGACCTACCCGTTCTTTTCCCTGTCAAAGACCCATCGGATCACACCGATCGATTTTGTTTCCGGCAACGTGGTCATCCGGGTCGAGGCGATCCCCGAATATGGCATGGCGACGATCTGGGACGCCGATATCCTGATCTGGGCAGCAAGCCAGATCGTCGAGGCGCGCGATGCCGGACTCCGGACATCCCGACTGATGGTTGCCACACCTTACGAGATCCTGAGTTTTATCGGTAGAGGCAATTCGGTACGCGATTATCGGCGCCTGAAGGCCGGGCTCGACCGCCTGCAATCCACAACCGTGAGCACGACAATACGTCAGCTGGCCGAGGGACGACAGCACCGCTTCTCCTGGATCAATGAATGGGAGGATCGCAGGGATGGCACCGGAAATCCGGACGGAATCGAGATGATCTTGCCGGACTGGTTCTATCAGGCGGTTCTCGATGACGCGCTGATCCTCACCATCGATCGGGCATTTTTCGACCTGACCGGCGGCATCGAGCGCTGGCTCTACCGTCTCGTGCGCAAACATGGCGGTCGGCAACGCCGCGGCTGGCGTTTCGATTTCCATCATCTGCATCAGAAATCCGGCAGCCTGTCTGCGTTCAAGCGCTTCGCCTTCGATCTGCGCGGCATCATTCGCCGTCAGGCATTGCCGGGTTACAGGCTGTCGCACGAGATCGATCCTGGCGGCCGATCGTTCCTCGCGTTCAAGCCGGTCGCGCCCTGTGGAAAACCTGTGAAACCGTACGTGCGAACGGGAACCCCTGAACCCGTGCCATCCGGAACCCGGGTCACGTGCGATTGGGAGCCGAGACCGGGGTTAAATGACCAAAGAATAACGGAAAATCGCGCCCGTAACTTAGAATCTAACGGACAGTCTAACACTGAAGAGGGCGGCCGCGCTGTGGAAAACTCCCGCCGCAGCACTGTCCGAAGCGTCGGCCTGGCCGAGAAAAAGAGCGAACTCTCCGATCAACCAGCAGGCAAAAAGAGCGATGCTTCGGCTTCCGAAGCGCCCGAATTTCCACAGCTGCTTCTGAAGCCGTCGGGGAGAAACCCATGA
- a CDS encoding conjugal transfer protein TraG — MSATRILWGQIIIVFLIILTTTWGATQYVAWNFGYQAQLGPPWFEIFGVPVYYPPAIFWWWYFFEAYAPPIFARGGIIAASGGFIAIAVAIGMSVWRAREAKNVATYGSARWAGKGEIRSAGLLGPDGVVLGRYERDYLRHDGPEHVLCFAPTRSGKGVGLVVPTLLTWPGSAIVHDIKGENWQLTSGFRSRHGRVLLFDPTNPHSSAYNPLLEVRRGEWEVRDVQNIADILVDPEGSLERRNHWEKTSHALLVGAILHVLYAESDKTLAGVARFLSDPKRPVESTLRIMMRTPHLGAKGPHPVVASAARELRNKSENERSGVLSTAMSFLGLYRDPVVAQVTRRCDWRIRDLVSGDQPTTLYLVVPPSDINRTKPLMRLLLNQIGRRLTEDLQANADRHRLLLMLDEFPALGRLDFFESALAFMAGYGLKSFLIAQSLNQIEKAYGPNNSILDNCHVRVSFATNDERTAKRVSDALGTATEMRAMKNYAGHRLSPWLGHLMVSRQETARALLTPGEIMQLPPDDEIVMVAGTPPIRAKKARYYLDARFTERLLSPPDLTHEDKPAVDAWSHVLSPARPENVDEKIPDSSDDEDPTASERRRQPELGRAGTTEKQMPIESEFEFGLADDAAEEVIRNQQMSRRMRGVARQVSMDPDDGMDL; from the coding sequence ATGTCCGCGACCAGAATCCTCTGGGGACAGATCATCATCGTTTTCTTGATCATCCTCACCACCACATGGGGCGCCACGCAATATGTTGCCTGGAACTTCGGCTACCAGGCGCAGCTCGGTCCGCCCTGGTTCGAGATCTTCGGCGTACCGGTCTATTACCCACCGGCCATCTTCTGGTGGTGGTATTTCTTTGAAGCCTATGCGCCACCGATCTTTGCCCGGGGCGGAATCATCGCCGCCTCGGGCGGCTTCATCGCGATCGCGGTCGCCATCGGCATGTCGGTCTGGCGGGCGCGGGAGGCAAAGAACGTCGCCACCTACGGTTCAGCCCGGTGGGCGGGGAAAGGGGAAATCAGGTCCGCGGGGCTTCTCGGTCCCGATGGCGTCGTGCTTGGCCGCTACGAACGTGACTATCTGCGCCATGACGGTCCCGAGCATGTGTTGTGTTTCGCGCCGACACGATCGGGGAAAGGTGTCGGTCTCGTCGTGCCGACACTCCTGACCTGGCCGGGATCGGCGATCGTTCATGACATCAAGGGCGAGAACTGGCAGCTCACCTCTGGTTTTCGGTCGCGCCATGGCCGCGTCCTGCTCTTCGATCCGACCAACCCGCACTCCTCGGCCTATAATCCGTTGCTCGAAGTGCGTCGCGGTGAATGGGAGGTGCGTGATGTCCAGAACATCGCCGATATCCTGGTCGATCCGGAAGGCAGCCTCGAGCGGCGCAACCATTGGGAGAAGACCAGCCATGCGCTCCTCGTGGGTGCGATCCTGCATGTCCTCTATGCTGAATCCGACAAGACCCTGGCGGGTGTTGCCCGATTCCTCTCGGATCCGAAGCGTCCGGTGGAATCGACCCTGCGTATCATGATGCGCACTCCGCATCTCGGGGCCAAAGGTCCGCATCCCGTCGTCGCCAGCGCTGCGCGCGAATTGCGCAACAAGTCCGAGAACGAACGCTCGGGCGTGCTTTCCACGGCCATGTCCTTCCTCGGTCTCTATCGCGATCCGGTCGTGGCGCAGGTCACGCGGCGTTGCGACTGGCGGATCCGCGATCTCGTCAGCGGCGATCAGCCAACCACGCTCTACCTCGTCGTGCCGCCCTCGGACATCAATCGCACAAAGCCACTGATGCGCCTGCTGCTCAACCAAATCGGTCGGCGATTGACCGAGGACCTGCAGGCGAATGCCGACCGGCATCGTCTGCTCCTGATGCTGGACGAGTTTCCCGCTCTCGGCCGGCTCGATTTCTTCGAATCCGCGCTTGCCTTCATGGCGGGCTATGGACTCAAGAGTTTCCTGATCGCGCAATCACTGAACCAGATCGAGAAAGCGTACGGGCCGAACAATTCGATCCTCGATAATTGCCATGTGCGGGTGAGCTTCGCCACCAATGACGAGCGCACGGCGAAACGTGTCTCCGATGCCCTGGGCACCGCCACCGAGATGCGGGCGATGAAGAACTATGCCGGTCACCGGCTTTCGCCCTGGCTCGGGCATCTGATGGTCTCGAGACAGGAAACCGCACGCGCTCTGCTCACCCCCGGTGAAATCATGCAGCTACCGCCCGATGACGAGATCGTCATGGTGGCGGGGACGCCGCCGATCCGGGCGAAGAAGGCGCGCTATTATCTGGATGCGCGGTTCACGGAGCGCCTGCTCTCGCCGCCCGACCTGACCCATGAGGACAAACCCGCCGTCGATGCGTGGAGCCACGTGCTCTCTCCTGCTCGACCGGAGAATGTCGATGAGAAAATTCCGGATTCCTCTGACGACGAAGATCCGACAGCATCCGAGCGACGCCGACAGCCCGAGCTTGGCAGGGCAGGCACTACGGAGAAACAAATGCCAATCGAAAGCGAGTTCGAGTTCGGCTTGGCCGATGATGCGGCTGAGGAGGTCATCCGAAACCAGCAGATGTCCCGCCGGATGCGGGGTGTCGCACGGCAGGTTTCGATGGATCCCGATGACGGGATGGATCTGTAG
- a CDS encoding Fic family protein produces the protein MAIKPYDLTEAVFYHTGAFPPASLDYESLLGPLEEAAASLARYDAKMSGMVNSELFLAPLRRQDAVTSSRMEGTISTIEELYRLEAEEDAGSADPYREARNDDIETYLYSRALRNAQQALAEGAPLGEYLIRTAHQQLLSFGRGARKRPGSYKVEQNYIGDERRGKISYVPIAPEHLGPAMAELARYINESTMRPLIRTAIAHVEFEALHPFEDGNGRIGRMLITLMLWKLGVLHQPNFFVSGYFEAHKDEYIERMRAVSATGDWTGWVTFFLQAMHAQATVNIQTADAIFGLHSEMRERFRDVLNSQFHDQALDFVFASPIFRNDRFVDRSGIPPSSARALSRRLVEAGLLRTIEAASGRRAAMYAFDPLLDLLKV, from the coding sequence ATGGCCATCAAACCCTATGATCTGACAGAGGCCGTATTCTATCATACCGGCGCTTTTCCCCCGGCCAGCCTCGACTACGAGTCCCTTCTTGGGCCGCTCGAAGAAGCCGCGGCGTCCCTTGCGCGGTACGATGCCAAGATGTCAGGCATGGTGAACAGCGAGTTGTTCCTCGCCCCCCTGCGTCGACAGGATGCGGTCACATCCTCCCGAATGGAGGGAACGATCTCGACCATCGAGGAACTTTACCGGCTGGAGGCCGAGGAAGACGCAGGCAGCGCAGATCCCTATCGCGAGGCCAGAAACGACGATATCGAGACCTATCTCTACTCCCGCGCCCTGCGGAATGCCCAGCAAGCGCTTGCCGAGGGAGCGCCGCTTGGCGAATACCTGATCCGGACAGCCCATCAGCAGCTGCTTTCGTTTGGCCGCGGCGCCCGCAAGCGTCCCGGAAGCTACAAGGTCGAGCAGAACTATATTGGGGACGAACGGCGGGGAAAGATCTCCTATGTCCCGATTGCTCCCGAGCATCTTGGCCCAGCGATGGCCGAGCTCGCGCGCTATATCAACGAAAGCACGATGCGGCCGCTGATCCGCACAGCCATAGCGCATGTCGAATTCGAGGCCCTACACCCATTTGAAGACGGCAATGGTCGGATCGGCCGTATGCTGATTACCCTGATGCTGTGGAAGCTCGGCGTCCTGCATCAGCCGAACTTCTTCGTCTCGGGCTATTTCGAGGCCCATAAGGACGAGTATATCGAGCGGATGCGCGCGGTCTCGGCAACCGGCGATTGGACTGGATGGGTTACATTCTTCCTCCAGGCCATGCACGCGCAAGCGACGGTCAATATCCAGACGGCAGATGCGATCTTCGGACTGCACAGTGAGATGCGCGAACGCTTCCGTGACGTGCTGAACTCGCAGTTCCATGATCAGGCATTGGACTTCGTATTCGCCAGTCCGATCTTCCGAAACGACCGGTTTGTCGATCGCTCCGGAATCCCGCCATCTTCGGCACGCGCGCTGTCACGCCGCCTCGTCGAAGCTGGCCTGTTGCGCACGATCGAAGCAGCCTCGGGGCGTCGCGCCGCCATGTATGCCTTTGATCCACTACTTGATCTGCTGAAAGTCTGA
- a CDS encoding CopG family transcriptional regulator, which translates to MVNPRKKTKFTAYLDPEVMRMLAEFAARRDRSQSMIAEAAIASFLSPDDAERREAIVAKRLDQLDRRITRMERDLGIAVESLAVFIRFWLATTPALPEPAAKAARAKAGERYEAFITALGRRLAQGPKLRQEISEDKDGSES; encoded by the coding sequence ATGGTCAATCCCCGGAAGAAAACAAAATTCACCGCCTATCTCGATCCGGAGGTGATGCGGATGCTGGCGGAATTCGCGGCGCGCCGTGACCGGTCGCAATCGATGATTGCCGAGGCTGCCATCGCCTCGTTCCTGTCGCCGGACGATGCGGAGCGCCGTGAGGCGATTGTCGCGAAACGCCTGGATCAGCTTGATCGCCGGATCACGCGGATGGAGCGCGATCTTGGTATTGCCGTGGAAAGCCTCGCGGTGTTCATCCGCTTCTGGCTTGCCACCACACCTGCATTGCCCGAACCGGCGGCGAAGGCCGCGCGCGCCAAGGCTGGCGAGCGATATGAGGCCTTCATCACCGCGCTTGGTCGTCGGCTGGCGCAGGGACCGAAACTTCGGCAAGAAATATCGGAGGACAAGGACGGATCAGAGTCATGA